A single region of the Gloeocapsa sp. DLM2.Bin57 genome encodes:
- a CDS encoding type II toxin-antitoxin system VapC family toxin has product MKLLLDTHIFLWFINNSQRLPTQWRTVIRICDNEVYLSVVSLWEVILKYQLGKINFPESPDIYLPRQRKLHFINHLDLSEKSVTQLIKLPLLHRDPFDRMLMAQAISHSLTFMTVDSAIPAYSVEGLSIFKD; this is encoded by the coding sequence ATGAAATTACTGTTAGATACCCATATTTTTCTCTGGTTCATTAATAACAGTCAACGATTACCAACTCAATGGCGGACTGTCATTCGGATTTGTGATAATGAAGTATATTTAAGTGTAGTTTCTCTTTGGGAGGTAATTCTTAAATATCAGTTAGGGAAAATCAATTTTCCTGAATCTCCTGATATTTATCTTCCTAGACAAAGAAAACTTCATTTTATTAATCATCTTGATTTGTCTGAAAAAAGTGTCACTCAATTGATTAAATTACCGTTATTACATCGAGATCCTTTTGATAGAATGTTAATGGCTCAAGCAATTAGCCATAGTTTAACTTTTATGACGGTTGATTCTGCCATTCCTGCTTATTCTGTTGAGGGATTATCAATATTCAAGGACTAA